The Antarcticibacterium flavum genome contains the following window.
AAAGTTTATTTGATCATAATCGTAAGGAAGAATTCACCGAAGTCGTTTCTATAGACAGGGACAGCCTAATAGAAACTCGAAATAAATTGAAATTCCTGCAGGACCGGGATTCCTTTACCTTAAATTAAAGGGTTGATTCACATCCCAGTTTGGCCTTACATCCAGAGGTTCAGGAAAATAGATGATCTCTTCAGGAGCTCGTTTTTCGAGATAATTTCCTGTATCCCATACCCCATTCTCATTTCTGTCATAGATCACACGCAGCAGGAAATTACCGGGGTTTAGATACTCAAATCTTATGCTGGTCTCAGAGGTAGAATATTTTTCAGCCTTAACTACACCTTTCTCATCTGTAAGCTGCACTATGATTGGGAAACTTGCAACGTTGGAAAGGTTTACCGTAACATTGCCATATTCTGAAAATGCCTTTGTTTTAAAAGAACGTTGGATGGTATCATTAGTAGAGCCGTAGAAATCCTGTAAAGCACCCGGCAGAACGGTGAGCCTGTAGGTTTGGCTTTCCTGCTTTGGGAAGATTACAGCTACAGCATTATCCGGTCGCAGTTCAGTGGTGAACTCAACATTGACAGAATCCCGGTCCATCACAGAAATTCTTTCGCTGTTTTGTGATTCCAGCGGGGTATTGGAGCGAAGGATGATATTTTTACCGAAATCAAGGGTTCCTGAAGGTTCAGGAGTGATTTGTAAAGTGTCTGCTGCCATGCTGGTAATCCTTGTTAGCAAGGTATCCACCCGGTTTTGGCTTACCAGCCTGAATTTTAAGCTATCCACCTCCAGTTGTGGTTTGATCCAAACGTGTAAACTATCTTTATCTGGGACCCTGGTAAACCTGTACTCAAAATTGTCTGGTACATTGGTGATGGGTTCAATTCTTAAGCTGTCTGGCAAAGCTCTTCCTCTGTAACCCAACAAGAGCTTATTTCCCGCAAGTTGTTTTGGCCTTTCGGGCTGGAAAGGCTGTATTTCTCTAAAAAGTACAAGGTTATAAGAAGTGTCTGTAGGGACCGTTACAGGTTGCTCAATAAATCCTATTTTTTCTCTGCCTGGATCATACCGGAAATTATTATTACGGTCCTTGACGGCTACAAGTTGATACGTACCTTCTTTAAGGTTGGTTAATTCAAAGCTTTGCAAACTGTCAAGCGTATTGGTAATATAGCGTGGAGGTTGTTTATATACGAGGGAATCTGTAAAATTTTCATCTCTTTCGTATAACATGACAGATATAAAAGTTTCAGGTTCTTTTAAAGTCGCATCTGCTACCGTTCCTTTGACAGTTAGGGAATCGATATAACTTCCTGTAGAAAAAACATATTTAAAGAAAGGAAGGGGATTCCCCTCATTATTGTCTACTACACTATTTCCAAAATTAAATACGTAGGTTGTGTTCTCTTGTAGCGTATCTGTGATCCTTATTCTTATATACTTTTGAGGGCTACCCATTGGGGTGATCTCCGGTTTAGGATCCATTGGCGGTGATATGATCAACTGCTCCTGGGGTTTTTCCAGTTTTATATATTCATCAAAGTAGATCCTTATCTCATCCCTTTTAAAATTGGTGGAATAATTCTCTGGAGTAGCTCTTATGAATTTTGGAGGCTCCATATCGATCTCTCCACCCGTGGGGGTTCCCCGTTTAGCACACTGCGCCAGGCTAAGAATGAGGATAAGTAGGAATAAAAGCTTACTAAAATATTTCATTAAGTACCGGGATTGAGATACAAAGAAACAATTTTTTCCAATGTTACCAGGCAATGGCCATTGTGGCCACACTTATTTTAACACCCCCGGCCTCTTTTAATACGCTTGCGCAGGCTTCCAGGGTAGCTCCCGTAGTGATGATATCATCTACAAGTAGGATATGCCGGTTAGCTACAACTCCAGGATCTGCCAGGACAAAACTTTCTTCCATGTTGCCCCAGCGCGCCAGGCGTGCTTTAATAGTTTGGGTGGAGGAGAAGGATTTTTTAACCAAAGCCGTATCTATATATGGCATCTGCAAGGCAAGGCTTATTTCTCTGCCGAATTTCTCTACCTGGTTATAGCCTCGGTGCTTTAATTTTTTCCTGTGCAGGGGAACCGGGATCACCATTTCCACTCCCGGAAAAGTGCTATTTTCCAATATTTGGGCCGCCATCCACTGTCCAAGGAATGTTCCTATTTCCTGTTGTCCTTTATATTTAAGCTGATGGATCAATTTTTGGACCCCACTTTTCTTATGAAATTCCAAAAGTGCAGTTGCGTTTTCTACCTCTACCCGGCCGTAAAATACTTTTTTCACGGGATTCTCGTTGTTAAGGTGGTAAGTGGTCACCGGCAGGTCGTGGATACACTTTGCGCATATAACAGGTTCATTCTTTACCAGCTCCTGCTCACAAATGCTGCACAATCTTGGATAAAATAAATTAATTAAATCGTGAAACATATGTTAATGAATTGTAACTTCAATTCAGATTCCTATAAATTTACAAACTAAATTAACATTTATTATGACCGAAAACAAAAGTAATACCGCATTGAAGATCTTAACCGGTATCTTAGCCGTAGCTCTTATTGCGCTGGGGATATACACGGTTAAATTTTATAATGAAGAAAAGGAGAATAAAGAGATCCTGCAGCGCGAAAAAGCTGTAATAGAGGATGAGCTTAATGATCTTATTATCAAATATGATGAGGCTATTGCCACCAATGAGGTCATGGACCAAAATTTGGTGGATGCCAGGCAAAGGATCAATGTCCTGCTTGATTCAGTAAAGGATGCTGAGGCCAATCTCGTTTTGATCTCCAGGTACAGAAGGGAAATAACTTCACTTAGGAATGAAAAGGACAGGCTTTTCAGGGTTGTTGATAGCCTTAGTAACCAGAACAGAATGCTTTCTACTGCAATAGACAGTACGAACATGGTCCTGGCAGAACGTACCCGTATGTCCGATTCCCTTCAGCAAACAAATCAAAACCTATCTACAAAAGTTGACCGGGCTGCACAGCTTAAGGTTACATCCCTTAGGGGAGAAGGTGTGATCGTTAGGAATAGCGGAAGGTTGGTAGAAAATGACCGCACAAGAAGAATAGACCAAATTAGAACCTGTTTCACAGTAACAGAAAATGCACTGGCAGAAGCAGGTGAGAAAAATATGTACGTACAGGTATATAACCCCGAGAATGAACTTGTTGGAGATCAAATTGCCGTACAGCACGACGGCGGGGTGATGGTTTACAGTGCAGCCTCCAAGATCTATTATGAGAACGAGGAGCTGGACGTTTGTATACTTTCCAATACAGACAGTGACAGGCTTGTAGCCGGTACCTACAAGGTGTATGTTTATGCCGGTCCACAATTGATTGGTACTTCCTCTTTCGATTTGAGATAATTAATATTTATTAAATAATAACAGCCGCCTTGACCTTAATCGAGGCGGTTTTTTTATTTTTGCGCTATGGCAAAACAAGAAGATCTTTTTAAAAATGTGATATCCCATGCTAAGGAGTATGGGTATATATTCGGTTCAAGCGAAATCTATGATGGTTTAAGTGCTGTTTATGATTATGGACAAAACGGTGCAGAACTTAAAAAGAATATAAGGGATTACTGGTGGAAGAGCATGGTGCAAATGAACCAGAACATTGTAGGGCTGGACGCTGCAATCCTTATGCATCCCAAGACCTGGAAAGCTTCCGGGCACGTGGATGCGTTTAACGATCCCTTGATCGATAATAAGGATTCCAAAAAGCGTTACCGGGCAGATGTGCTGGTGGAGGATTATGCAGAGAAGCTTCTTCAAAAGGCACAAAAAGAAATTGAGAAAGCCCGCAAGCGATTTGGCGATGCGTTTGATGAGGAGCAGTTTGTTGCTACAAACGACCGTGTGAAAAGATATCTGGGACAAAGACAGGAGATCCTTTCCCGGCTTGCCGATTCACTAACCAGGGAAGATCTTAAAGATGTTAAAGCTTTAATTGAGGAGCTGGAGATCGCAGATCCTGAGACCGGTTCAAAAAACTGGACAGAAGTAAGGCAGTTTAACCTTATGTTCGGAACAAAACTGGGAGCTTCAGCTGAATCTTCTTCAGATCTTTATTTGAGACCCGAAACAGCACAGGGGATCTTTGTGAACTTTTCCAATGTCCAAAAAACGGGTAGGATGAAAATTCCATTCGGGATTGCTCAAACAGGAAAAGCTTTCAGAAATGAGATCGTTGCCAGGCAGTTTATTTTCAGAATGCGGGAGTTTGAACAAATGGAGATGCAATTTTTCGTTAGACCGGGAGATGAAATGAAGTGGTATGAACACTGGAAGGAACAACGCATAAAATGGCATTACTCCCTAAAACTCGGGAAAGAAAATTACCGTTTTCACGACCACGAAAAATTAGCTCATTATGCAAATGCTGCGGCCGATATTGAATTTGACTTCCCATTTGGCTTCAAAGAACTGGAAGGGATACATTCCAGGACAGATTTTGACCTCAAGGCTCACGAAGAGCATTCGGGCAGGAAATTAAGGTTCTTTGACCCCGAGCTTAATGAGAATTATGTTCCTTACGTTATTGAAACATCTATTGGACTTGACAGGATGTTCCTCGCAGTACTTTCTTCGTCATTGATAGAAGAGACCCTGGAGGATGGTTCTTCAAGAACCGTATTAAAATTACCGGCTGTTCTTGCTCCTACCAAAGCTGCAATTCTGCCTTTGGTAAAGAAAGATAGACTGCCTGAACTTGCTCAAAAGATTATAGATGAGCTTAAATGGGATTTCCAGGTGCAGTATGATGAAAAAGATGCAATTGGAAGGAGATACCGTAGACAGGATGCAGCAGGTACTCCCCTTTGTATAACAGTAGACCATGATTCTCTTGAAGATAACACCGTGACAGTAAGGTACAGGGATAGTATGGAGCAAAAACGGGTCAAAATTGAGGAATTATATACCATTATAAAGGAAGAAGTGGACTTTCGTAAATGGTTTGAATAGAATTTTATAATATTTTTAACTAGGTAGGAGAGGCAATTATTCATTTAATTGCCTCTTTTAAGTTTTATTAAATGCCTATTTTTAGACACTCAATTCTTAAGCAGCTCCTTATTTTTAATTATGAAAAGATTTAAACTCATTCTGTCCTTAAGCATTTTCTTTATTGTACTACAGGCTACTGCACAGGAAAGGGAAGTATCCGGGCCGGTATATTTGGATTCGGCAAGGGCTGTTCCGGTTTCAGCTATTTCAAAAAAGAAATTAATTCCGCCTTCTACAGAGTTTAAAATAGTAAACCCTCGTAACAGAGGTATTAATCAAGTGGTTCCGGGGAAAGGATTGCCTAAAACAATGGATCCCACGCGGCAGGCAGAGCCGGGAGAATTGCCATCCAAAGCGACTATTCTTTCCTTTGATGCTGCATCCTCGCGTTCAACACCTACAGATCCTACGGGCGCTGCAGGGCCCAATCATTATGTCAATGGTTGGAACTCTGCATTCTCAATATTTGATAAGAATGGAAACCAAATAGTCCCGCCGGCATCACTGGCGAGTATTGGAGGAGAATTTACAAATGAGACCCTGGGTGATCCCATCATCCTGTATGATGAGTTTGCCGACAGGTTTTTGATCACCCAGTTTAGTGATACCCCAGAAAGTTTTTTGGTTGCCGTTTCCCGGGGGCCAGACCCCGTGAATGATGGATGGTATACTTACCGCTTTACTACCAATGGGGCATTGCCAGACTACCCTAAGATCTCTGTATGGAGTGACGGGTATTATGTTACCACTAATAAGAATTCCAGGACCGCCAGCACAAGCCAGGTGGTATATGTTTTTGAAAGGGACAGGATGCTGCAGGGGGAAACTGCCCAGGTTGTAGGTTTCCCGTTGCCCGGGATAAATACAAACGGGTTCTACAGCCCCGCTGGTTTTCACGCAATGGGCGGGGAATTGCCTCCCCGGGGAAATTCTCCTGTTATCTATATGCAGGATGATTCCTGGGCAGGAGTCTCTGAGGATCACTTAAAGCTTTGGAACATCAATATGAACTGGACTTCCCCCGGACTTTCTACCATACAGGAACATCAGGAACTTGGAGCCGCTCAGGGGGTAAGCCCTTTTATTGCGACTTTTGATGGAGGTGCCTTCTCTAATCTCGCACAGCCTGGCAGCGCACCAGATCTTGATGCCCTGCAGGCTACCATGATGTACATGACACAGTACAGGAGATTCCCAACCCATAATTCTGTAGTTCTTAATTTTGTGGTAGACATAGATCCAACTGCTGCAGAACATGCCGGGATCCGTTGGTATGAGCTAAGGCAGGCAGGTGATGGAGAACCCTGGGACGTCTTCCAGGAAGGTACCTACGCCCCAGATAAAAGTGACAGGTTTAGCGGCAGTATAGGTATGGACCGCGAAGGTAATATAGGATTAGGCTTTACAGTACTGGATGACAGTCCAGAGACTCCTATCTATCCTTCTATAAGATACACCGGCAGGTATGCAACAGATCCTCCCGGGGTAATGACGGTAGAGGAAACCACAATTGTGGAGGGCCTTAGTCCCAATCCCTCCTCCAGGTATGGCGATTATGCCCACCTGGTGCTGGACCCGCTGGATGATGTAACCTTTTGGCATAATGGTGAATATTTTGAGGGTGTAGACCGCCGCAACAGGGTAGGGGTTTTTAAGCTCGCACCAGATTTCACGAATGATGTAGGAGTTATAGGACTTGTAGCACCTCGAAACGCCACGCTTTCAAATGCTGAAGAGATCACGGTGGTCATAAGAAATTTCGGAACAAATGCCCAGTCAAATTTCCAGGTGAGTTATGCTGTCGAAGGGGGAGAACCGGTTACCGAAATGTTTACGGGAACAGTGCCAGGAACAAGCTCTGTAGAATTCACATTCTCTACTACTGCAAACCTTGGGGAAATAGGAACAGATTATGAAATTACAGCTCAAACTTTTCTCCCGGGAGATGAAAATGACGAGAATGATGAGTATACGACAACAGTAAGAAACCTTTTTCCCAAAGATGTGGGTGTGACATCAATAGATGCTCCTAAGACAGGACTTGAGTTAACAAGTGCAGAGGAAGTGACCATCACGATAGAGAATTTTGGAGGGGAACCCCAGTCTAATATTCCGGTTGCATATATGCTGGAAAATAATATAAGGGTAAGAGAAGTTTTCCCGGGAACAATTCCTGTGGGCCAGAATGCGGTATATACTTTTTCGCGCACAGCAAATCTTTCAGCTTTTGGAAGATTCAGGATAACTGCTGAAACGATGCTGGAAGGGGATGCTATTCCCGCCAATGATGCGTTTTCAACTTCTGTTGCGAACCTGGATTGTATTCCAACTGGATCAGATTGTACTTCACACGGGGATGGGATCCATTCTTTTGAACTTGCAGGTATCCTTAATGAGAGAATACCATGTGTAGATGGCTATGCCGATTTTATTCAATATTCCACAGATTTGGACCGGGCACAGGGCACATATATTGTAAGGGTTAAAACCCTTTATGACTCCCCGCAGGATGAGCAATTCTCACTTTGGATAGATTTTAATGACAATGGGGTCTTTGATGAAGAGGAAAGATTAATATCCAGTGCTGTCATCCCAAGTGCCAACACCTGGCATGAATATGAATTGGATCTTCCTGCCAACGCTGCACTTGGGGAACATCTTATGCGAGTAAGAGGTGGAGATGTAACTTTCTCAGGAGACCTAAATGATCCCTGTAGTGTTATGGAGTATGGTTCCACTCATGATTATAGTGTAAGGATAATTGACAGTAGTCTTTCCCTGGACGACTTTTTGCTTAACGAAGCAAGGCTGGAGATCGCAGAGCAGGGGAATGGTGTTTTCAGGGTTTTTCTGGAAACAGATTTTGATCGTCCGCTTAGGGTTACCGTCCACAACCTTCTTGGCCAAAAATTAATAGAAAACCAGGTTGAAAGTACAGGCAGGGGATACCTTTATGAATTTGATATGTCCTATGCCGCTACGGGAGTGTACTTACTTAGAATTGGTACCAGGGAAGTAGGAAAGGTAAAACGTTTCCTTGTAAAATAGTGGTATTTTAATACGTTGGAATTATTAAAACCATGAGGTAATGCTTATTTTTGGGGAATTAAAATACCCCCATGAAAATAATTTCTTACAACGTTAATGGAATACGGGCAGCTATTCGAAAAGGGTTTATGGACTGGTTGCAACAGGCCAATCCAGATATAGTTTGCCTTCAGGAAATAAAAGCCACGCCGGAACAACTCGACCTGGATATTTTTGAAGAAGCAGGATACCCCTATCACTACTGGTATCCGGCAACTAAAAAAGGTTATAGTGGAGTAGCTATTCTAAGCAAACATGAACCGGAACATATAGAATACGGTACCGGGATCGATTATATGGATTTTGAGGGCCGTAACCTGCGCGTAGATTTTGAGAACTTTTCTGTAATGAGCCTTTATCTTCCATCTGGCACCAACATCAACAGGCTGGAACATAAACTACAATACATGGCAGATTTCCAGCGTTATGTAGATCAACTAAAGCTGGAGGTTCCAAACCTTATAATTTGCGGTGATTATAATATATGCCACCGGGCAATTGATATCCACGACCCGGTAAGGCTGCAAAACACTTCCGGATTTCTTCCAGTGGAGAGGGAATGGATAGACAGCTTTATGAAAAGTGGTTTTATAGATTCTTTCAGGCATTTTAACGAAGATGGTGATCATTACTCCTGGTGGAGCTACAGAGCAAATGCACGGAATAATAATAAAGGATGGAGAATAGATTATAACCTAGTGGCAGAACCACTTGCCGACAGGTTAAAAAGGGCGGTAATTCTTCCAGATGCCATGCACAGCGACCACTGCCCTGTTCTTTTGGAAATTGAACATTAAAATTTAATTCTACTTAATATGTCAACAAGAATCATATTGAGCTTTTTGCTCTCAGGCTTATTATTTACCTCCTGTGTTTCATCAAAAGCACACAAGGAATTACAGTCCAGGTATGAGAATCTGGAAAACCGAAATCAAAGATTAAACAATGACCTTAGAGAAACCCGTGCAAAGGGAGAAAGCGACCTGGCATCGCTGCAAGAACAATATGACAGGCTCCAGGCAGAACGCGATCAACTTCAACAGGAACTGGAAAATAGCAG
Protein-coding sequences here:
- a CDS encoding glycine--tRNA ligase, with the protein product MAKQEDLFKNVISHAKEYGYIFGSSEIYDGLSAVYDYGQNGAELKKNIRDYWWKSMVQMNQNIVGLDAAILMHPKTWKASGHVDAFNDPLIDNKDSKKRYRADVLVEDYAEKLLQKAQKEIEKARKRFGDAFDEEQFVATNDRVKRYLGQRQEILSRLADSLTREDLKDVKALIEELEIADPETGSKNWTEVRQFNLMFGTKLGASAESSSDLYLRPETAQGIFVNFSNVQKTGRMKIPFGIAQTGKAFRNEIVARQFIFRMREFEQMEMQFFVRPGDEMKWYEHWKEQRIKWHYSLKLGKENYRFHDHEKLAHYANAAADIEFDFPFGFKELEGIHSRTDFDLKAHEEHSGRKLRFFDPELNENYVPYVIETSIGLDRMFLAVLSSSLIEETLEDGSSRTVLKLPAVLAPTKAAILPLVKKDRLPELAQKIIDELKWDFQVQYDEKDAIGRRYRRQDAAGTPLCITVDHDSLEDNTVTVRYRDSMEQKRVKIEELYTIIKEEVDFRKWFE
- a CDS encoding ComF family protein, which produces MFHDLINLFYPRLCSICEQELVKNEPVICAKCIHDLPVTTYHLNNENPVKKVFYGRVEVENATALLEFHKKSGVQKLIHQLKYKGQQEIGTFLGQWMAAQILENSTFPGVEMVIPVPLHRKKLKHRGYNQVEKFGREISLALQMPYIDTALVKKSFSSTQTIKARLARWGNMEESFVLADPGVVANRHILLVDDIITTGATLEACASVLKEAGGVKISVATMAIAW
- a CDS encoding T9SS type A sorting domain-containing protein: MKRFKLILSLSIFFIVLQATAQEREVSGPVYLDSARAVPVSAISKKKLIPPSTEFKIVNPRNRGINQVVPGKGLPKTMDPTRQAEPGELPSKATILSFDAASSRSTPTDPTGAAGPNHYVNGWNSAFSIFDKNGNQIVPPASLASIGGEFTNETLGDPIILYDEFADRFLITQFSDTPESFLVAVSRGPDPVNDGWYTYRFTTNGALPDYPKISVWSDGYYVTTNKNSRTASTSQVVYVFERDRMLQGETAQVVGFPLPGINTNGFYSPAGFHAMGGELPPRGNSPVIYMQDDSWAGVSEDHLKLWNINMNWTSPGLSTIQEHQELGAAQGVSPFIATFDGGAFSNLAQPGSAPDLDALQATMMYMTQYRRFPTHNSVVLNFVVDIDPTAAEHAGIRWYELRQAGDGEPWDVFQEGTYAPDKSDRFSGSIGMDREGNIGLGFTVLDDSPETPIYPSIRYTGRYATDPPGVMTVEETTIVEGLSPNPSSRYGDYAHLVLDPLDDVTFWHNGEYFEGVDRRNRVGVFKLAPDFTNDVGVIGLVAPRNATLSNAEEITVVIRNFGTNAQSNFQVSYAVEGGEPVTEMFTGTVPGTSSVEFTFSTTANLGEIGTDYEITAQTFLPGDENDENDEYTTTVRNLFPKDVGVTSIDAPKTGLELTSAEEVTITIENFGGEPQSNIPVAYMLENNIRVREVFPGTIPVGQNAVYTFSRTANLSAFGRFRITAETMLEGDAIPANDAFSTSVANLDCIPTGSDCTSHGDGIHSFELAGILNERIPCVDGYADFIQYSTDLDRAQGTYIVRVKTLYDSPQDEQFSLWIDFNDNGVFDEEERLISSAVIPSANTWHEYELDLPANAALGEHLMRVRGGDVTFSGDLNDPCSVMEYGSTHDYSVRIIDSSLSLDDFLLNEARLEIAEQGNGVFRVFLETDFDRPLRVTVHNLLGQKLIENQVESTGRGYLYEFDMSYAATGVYLLRIGTREVGKVKRFLVK
- a CDS encoding exodeoxyribonuclease III, with product MKIISYNVNGIRAAIRKGFMDWLQQANPDIVCLQEIKATPEQLDLDIFEEAGYPYHYWYPATKKGYSGVAILSKHEPEHIEYGTGIDYMDFEGRNLRVDFENFSVMSLYLPSGTNINRLEHKLQYMADFQRYVDQLKLEVPNLIICGDYNICHRAIDIHDPVRLQNTSGFLPVEREWIDSFMKSGFIDSFRHFNEDGDHYSWWSYRANARNNNKGWRIDYNLVAEPLADRLKRAVILPDAMHSDHCPVLLEIEH
- a CDS encoding Ig-like domain-containing protein is translated as MKYFSKLLFLLILILSLAQCAKRGTPTGGEIDMEPPKFIRATPENYSTNFKRDEIRIYFDEYIKLEKPQEQLIISPPMDPKPEITPMGSPQKYIRIRITDTLQENTTYVFNFGNSVVDNNEGNPLPFFKYVFSTGSYIDSLTVKGTVADATLKEPETFISVMLYERDENFTDSLVYKQPPRYITNTLDSLQSFELTNLKEGTYQLVAVKDRNNNFRYDPGREKIGFIEQPVTVPTDTSYNLVLFREIQPFQPERPKQLAGNKLLLGYRGRALPDSLRIEPITNVPDNFEYRFTRVPDKDSLHVWIKPQLEVDSLKFRLVSQNRVDTLLTRITSMAADTLQITPEPSGTLDFGKNIILRSNTPLESQNSERISVMDRDSVNVEFTTELRPDNAVAVIFPKQESQTYRLTVLPGALQDFYGSTNDTIQRSFKTKAFSEYGNVTVNLSNVASFPIIVQLTDEKGVVKAEKYSTSETSIRFEYLNPGNFLLRVIYDRNENGVWDTGNYLEKRAPEEIIYFPEPLDVRPNWDVNQPFNLR